The following proteins come from a genomic window of Sulfoacidibacillus ferrooxidans:
- a CDS encoding helix-turn-helix domain-containing protein gives MLRSHKIALDPNHKQATYCNKACGMARFSYN, from the coding sequence ATGCTGAGAAGCCATAAGATTGCGCTTGATCCGAATCACAAGCAAGCCACCTATTGCAACAAAGCCTGTGGTATGGCTCGGTTTTCGTACAACTGA